The segment CGGAAACCAGATGTCTCGATTACGACTCTGCAGTCACTCAGCGCAACTTGCGCTGCGCAAATGAATAAGTTCCTGACTCTTTAGGCACTTAAAGAATCCAAATCAGTTTACAAGCTGTttataaacatttttattttgtgaGTACCCGGGTCGAGAACGAAgtattttttgtcgaacacatatcGGATAATGATGATTAATTAACCCCGTATAATCAGAAATAATACCATCTTAACCGCGAACCCAACCGATTGCAGATGACAAAAGGTGGATAATACGCTGACTACGTGTACCACGGCCAACAAACGTAGGTACCCACTGAAGGAACAATAATTTCACACTCCAACGCAAATGGAACGTTGTGGTATCTATCTTGCGTGCACCAAGTTCCAAtcataaaaacaaaacagtttttacGCCAACTTTGTAGAGGAAACTGAAaggtctttttttctttctacaAACTTCAAgcataaataaaagaaaaaggaaagtgATCTATCACATGTTCTGTACGACCGCCCTGTACAGTTCAGTGAGTCGCAAATTGCGCGACTAAAATGTTTACCTACGTAATTACTTATGCTGTGTTAATTGCGCTAGTCAGCTTCAACTTCGGTTATTTGACAAGTGATGAAACTCACAAAAAGGTTTTAACAGAGCGATTTGCATAAAATTCATTTTCGGTAGAGTGTATGGTAAGACTGTCCTTTTCAATAGACCGTTTAATATGGCCCACAGACTAGTTCTTTGTGTGGTGAGATAATAACCTAAAGTGACACAGTTCTCAAGCTTGTTGACTACCGCAGAAGTAACTACGTGATATGTACAGCATCGCCATTTGTCATCGTGCAGCACATGCTATGTCATAAAGGTAGTTTGTCAAACGGAACGCCGGGTTGACTTATGCTGAATTGGATTCAATGTGCTATTGTTAAGAATTCCATACGATTTTCAACTACCACAAGATAGTTAACTATCTTCAAGGCTACCGAATGTTAATGGCTTAGAACAAGGTTATCGCTGTGTTATCCAATTTATGCTCCCCAAATTACGGACCTGCGTAACAAATTTCCTTCAAAAGCAAAACTTTTCCTACTTTCGCCTTGAACATCGCAAAAACTTCAACCGCTGAAGCAATAAACGGAAAGCACGCCGTTTTTCATCGCCAGTTAACTCAATGAAAACGCTTTACACGTAAGGCATACAGACATCGAGATATCTTTTTTGAGCATTTGAATCACTAACATGGGGTCACAATATTGGCGAAAATAGTAGCTACCGCATGTCGTGTCAGTGTGACATTGTGCGGcaacaaaagtaaaatcgatacaaactaaataaaatCTGGGGGAGActaaacaaaaccaaaacacgCATAGCGCGGGAaagtcaacaacaacaacagcaccaGCAGCGTTGGATACGATGGCGATGGGAAATCGGGAGGTTGTGGTAGGTAGATAATTTATTCCGTTTTAAATTACAAGCCGATAACCTACCGTAACAAGATTTTGGAATGCGTCTCTTGCTCTGCACTTGAGGAAATTGagcatattgatttttttgtttatgaTACAAAGAAGAGATAGAGGgcctacccaacaaacatttttgttgaataacggctcatcaagcgcttgttacccggtaatcagctatacaacggttgaataagctattaatcaaaaaaaatgtttgttgggtatttTACTTAAATGGTGCTAATGGTAGTAAGATGAAAATGATTCACAATTTTGCATCTCATCATTACCAAAATTTAACActttttaaagaaaaataacaaCACAATCATAAACCATTTTTAGTTGTAATGTTTTTGACTTTGAATGTTTACACCAAAAGAATCACTCAACGAATACAGCGACTCTATTAAGCTATTATAGATGAGTTCCAACTTATATTTTCACTTAATACTGCATACCATCCTTTCGTTTAGTGTGAAAGCTTCTTCAATTATCATGCTATTGGAAATGAGCTTCGGTCTAGAGCTTTCGTACCgtttttagttaatgccatgAAATACAGATGTCTACATGACGCATACGTAgcttttctgaaaatagtaCGTTATACAGTGTACTGGCGTTTTAACGAGAAATAAGCCCTCAACTTGTATTAATGATTACCATGATTGCTTTGAGTGTGTAAATAAATAGGTTTTAATGGCtctttagttgcaattttttaaTTATACAGCATTACAGCATTCATTTGCTAGAATAAATGTTTGTTTGTCTTTGTTTTACATTATGGATAATTTTTCATATGAAACTTATTTCCATCGACAAAAATGTTCTTCTGACGAGAAAACTGGTTATGAAAATATACAATTCAAAACCACCTCAGCATAAAACAAAAAGTGTATTTCATAATGAGCGGTTCATAATAGCAGTAAGCGTTTCATAATAGCAACACAATATCTACATACTTAAAAAAAACactgaattcggtaaaattttgccgagatttggacagccgagcgttcggtgaaaatttcggtggtgcatatcgacgtttacggatctttactaacgtttagtatcataaaaaattttaccaaacgctcggctgtccaaaccacggcaaaattttaccgactTCGGTGCTTTTTTCAAGTGTGTAAAACTCGCCTAAAAACCTGCGTAAATTAGCATTTCAGCGGCTTTTACTCATATTAGCCATTTCGTCTGAAAATCTAGTAGCGGGTGGAAACTAAAatgttggaattttttcgaggcctccatgaacaataacaataataaacgagctcagagagaaaatAGAGTGTGTTTGTGTCAACTATCTCTTTCCACTTTTTGCCAgaattttttgtttcgtttatgcttgccaagttttgctcaaaatggcgtcagataaaaagcatttcgcgtgcgcgttgtacacttctacgcaCTTGTACGCGATCGTGCAAAGATCACGGCAAAAAGTATGCTGTataaaacattttcaaaataaaaaatgttgcgGCTTCTACTATTTATCATATCTTAAGATCCCCAACAACGACTCGTCAGCAAGATAACGGAAgcccagccaaaattatggacgcagaaggacttcgTGCTCTTCCTCGTATTTCCAACACAAGGTTTCCGTGAACTAACGGaatagggtaaagtggtgcggaatgcaccgcttaagcaaaacatcattttgcagagcaacggcgtgtttgttccacgtttttcaacttctagaagactttgggatcttttttacacttactcctggtaaaatttcctaacaaaaaccagtattttttgttatttttgacgatttttggcaagagtcaaaatcattatgtctggcagaacgccaaagcccgtggacaaaacgcaccaagtttacCCAGCTAGGCGTTGAACGCagccaaaaaatttacattcaatcacgtgttgtataaactcctaaaactaggccgccgaaatggcggaagcttcgttatagcgtttgttacatacgcttgtttgctgggatacaatgggttcatatctcaacataattggcaataaaatttaatcatctacttttctccaactgatgtgtgatgaaatattgcaagttaaacaatgtacaattaggtttaaggcaaattctaagtcctatacaatacatatatttattttgttcccATCAGTATGTCTGCAAAACCTTGAAAAGAGTCGGAATAAAATCCCGATAGAAGATAAGAGCCCCGAAATACGCTGATGCTGTACATTGCCATTTCCGAGGGAGGtacacactcaaaaaaatcggcacgtcaagtttacatGAAAAcacaggtaattctcatccatcacactttttatgtaacattcacgtggtaactcgcactcatactaactagtttacgtgcgatcccggtaaattttatcaactttcccattaactagtacgtgaagttcatgtaagttgctgtacagaagtttacatgatttttcacgtggatgcgacgtgtcaatttttttgagtgtactattcaaataaaatgtttgttgggaatagCAATCTTTACGAAATCGTAacatttattgccaaatatcCGTTAAAAACATGTGAAAAATGTCGATTTTTCAATTCGCAGTATTCAACAGTTGTGGTGGGTGTCAATTTAATTTTTGGTAAAGTAAACTCGATGGCGTCTAATTTCGTCTTCTGCGGTTAACCGACTAAGGATTTgcaatatagggtacgggagggtatttccagcccattaagcggtagcctgagcaatattcaggaattacgttgaaactatatttattcgaaacaagatttttataccagttgatagaatattatttgctgaatatcggcgtgtattttggttttaatggaACGCTTCTGAATTTgaattatagtcgcgagaaatgatgaagtcgctgcggctaagcccattttctatagtggtgtctgtgttttttaaatccgaccggccgaaatagcctgcacagggattaaatgctttgcaaaaacagatcaaaagagaccgatggataacgtgtcggtattgcctacattccgggctcattgaagataattagttttgcagtgacatcagcttgctgctggcgctagtgtatcattgaatcgctcATATGCATTAGCGCCAGTAGCAAgcggttgtcactcaaatacttgctatgtcaacacgatagaagccttttaggcgtttcaggcctctcatagtggtagtagtgtaaataacgcaccatatgctggaattataaaccaaatgctgctaatggctagtgaatgaaaattgatttatattttcatatcagaggggaatttttgtattcttccgtgataaaaaaaagtagaattgttctgtgatagcatgttcacagctgtttagtttctagaatgactaaacgtgatcataattgtgtgttttccaaacctttatcaagagcggatacgcgtaagcgattgctgctggttttttcagcctggttacgtgctagtggaaaaacagtggttttgatgtttattgaataaaatttagcaaattacttgcatttttatgaaaatagttataacacatgagtgctacattcgtttcagtattgttatatagcggcaaagtttttatttaggaaagtgtcgccaaaaaaggtaatgtatgccgaaattagtagcgtgctgggaatatcctcccgtaccctactagacaataatacctttcaaacgaaagtaatagcgaacgaaatGGTTcaaccatctccgagaaacaggcgatagaaaataagctgcacagacatacacacacacacacacacacacacacacacacacacacacacacacacacacacacacacacacacacacacacacacacacacacacacacacacacacacacacacacacacacacacacacacacacacacacacacacacacacacacacacacacacacacacacacacacacacacacacacacacacacacacacacacacacacacacacacacacacacacacacacacacacacacacacacacacacacacacacacacacacacacacacacacacacacacacacattgctcagttcgtcgagctctatcgattgtgATTGGGCCctgcgggcctcggatcaatttcgtgtttttcgaccaatttctaaacctttgttatatactataacaaatgtaaaaaaaacaaagagcagtcatacaaaactAATACCGTTGCAGAGGAATGTGTGATACGTATACGGAATGATAGAATCGAGAGAATAGTAACAACATTAGGTATTAGGCTCCCTGATATAACGGACGGTGGTAATTTAGTTTGTAAAACAGTCGAGtaccaatcaaaaaatcgtggGCGCATACCCCACCTGGCATTGcacaacccgatatatttttggtctgtatcgaaattttccagtacactcaattaatcattcttcgcattacCCATTCTTCCTTTCACAAAAACCTATATTGTTACTTGGTATGTGTCCGGTCATGAAAGACACGCAACAgttgcaataattttttttcttctaagaAACCATGTACTTTTATTATCAAACTAGcttacccgacaaacttcgtattgccacaaattaaactgtgctgtacataggAATCCGTATTCCAAATTCATTATTCCCAGTTTACAAAGCCTTACGTCTATATACCGTACTATACCTATAGCTATAATGGGGCCCCTGAGACAGATATAGAGATAAAACTGCACAGTAGGATTGGATCTTCAGAAAATTAAGAGTCAAACCGGGATAGGTTCAGTAATTCTAATGATTTATTATACTATCGCATTTCTTGCTCGTTGGAGCGTTTCTTTTGAAGACGGTTGCTCCGGCTGGCAGCTCTCCTCTTCTGAGAAATCTTCCACAAAGCGTACGGCCTGAGCGTACAGTAGTAGCACATTTCCACCAAACTCAGGATACTGACTCCCATAAAGAGTCCCAGCAACCCTCCGAGGCTGGCAATCATATCACTCAGACCGATTATTTCGTTTCGTTTGACCGAAATAAAGTTGGTTTGCTTGAAATAGATTATCATTTTAGATTGATGAACGCTGAAAGTGAAttcgaaaccaacgaggaatTAATTTGTTTGCCATAGAACAAATCAAACTCACTTCTCTAGTACGGGAGACACTGCAACCAAACGATCATTCTGCCAATCCCAAGCGGCCTGTGAAACCTGCCAGTGATATTCGATGTTGTTGCACGTGGGCAAACAATTGCAAAATTGCTTCGGCAGATCGCTATCCTCAGCTTCTTCAGCCTTTGCTTGTAGTTTGTGCACCAAGGAAAGCGCCTTCCTACAGCAGGGACTATCACGGAGTGCGCAAATCGGTGCTCCCGGAGAGCGAGGCATCCAAAAGCGAACGCAACCGCACAGCTTTAGAGTGTAGTTGGTTAGACACTCTATTTCGCAATTTTTCTGGGTGTATATCTGGAAGAAACGTAAATGACGTTCTCTAGAGTTAAAACAATGCCTTTGTTCAGGGCGATATTGCTGCGCCCGCGGCCCGATTGACGTCACATGCGGGACTACCGTTACGATCAACTCTTTGTTCAGTGGGATTCGGAAAAATTGGTGCATCAACTGCGGGTGTTCGTTCGGCATGTGAAGAATTACTTTGAAACCCTGAAATGAATTctaaagaaaaaaatgctgTTTTGTAACAAAGTATCAGATATTGTAAAACGTAATCTCACCCCACAAAAATAATCGACGTCGCTTTTGTTTACCAAAAGAGACACCGCCAAACTACCGAGATATCCTCCCGTAATTACTCTATGTGGAAAGGCATTGATGCCTACCCCTGTTTGATATCCGAAATCCAGATTCCAATGGGAAGCTCGTTTTTCCGAATTAAAAGCATAACTTGGATCCAACTCTTCGTTCCGCAACAAATCGTTATTCGCAATAGTATTAAAGCTGTAGCAAAACCCCTTTTCAGTGAGTGAAGTCTTGAACACATCCAAACACTCCACCGGATGTCCTTTCCAGAAGCACGATTGGAATATCTCGAAGGACGGAATAGCCATTTTTCTCAATAACTTTAACATATCGTTATCTTCAGTGGCTGTTTCGCTTCGATCGTAGAGATCATGTTCACATAGCTGAAGTAGTGCCAGTAGCTTACGAACCCTGCAGAAGATAATAGTTTTTGACCATTAACCAGCCAACATGTTATTGATACCAACCGTTCTCCATCCATGGATTCATTCAGTTTACCACTACGAACCAACTGAAATGTGTGACTCACATTCAGAACCGAAGCTTTGACCTTTGTTTCAGGACAGATAGTTACCGCAGGAAAAGGAACGGAATAAATCGAAGAGTGGTCTCGGTCGAAGCTCACTATAATAGGATTGTCGAGCCATTTTTCAACAATAGAATACATGTAGATAAGACAGAAGTACAGCGAGAGTACGAACAATAATATCCACCATATCCTGAAACGAAATCTAAATTAGCAGGGCTGTTGGAACTGCGAGTCTTAAGGGAGTTTACCTCTCAACCAGCAGTTTGTTTCGACCGATCAAATGACTAATTCCGTGAATTGGTGTTGTCTCGCAGAATTCCGCAGCAACTTGCTTGGTATGTTGGTAAAAGTATTGTTTACGTTGGGCAACTGGTTCCTTTCGAACATCGTTACTCATTTCTGTATAAGTGTAAGTAAAACTGGCACACTTTCTGGtgtaacaacaacaaaaacattcTAATGAAAGTGAGGCACTCACGTGGTACAGCAGGTGTCAAACGATTGAAAAGGTAGTTCTGTTCCTTTGATCCAGCGATTAATTGCTGCTACTTCTATCAACTGCAAATGTGCTATTTAACTACTGCTGCTTTATTACTCCACAGTGGGCGTTAAATGGAGAAATaagaatataaataaaaataataatcacTTAAGCTTCTTCGCCAGCTTTGTATTTCTTAATACAGCAGGCAAGCAATGAAGCTCAAATATAGAACTGCAGTTGAATACTGATTAGCTTACTCACGAGGTCTTTATTTGCGAGATTCCGAGCCGTGAAATCGAATGTTGATATACTTACAAGTAAGCGATAAGCGATCCGGATATAAATCGCCTTGGTAAAGTTAATAAAATTATATCTCAATATATTTGAAGC is part of the Sabethes cyaneus chromosome 2, idSabCyanKW18_F2, whole genome shotgun sequence genome and harbors:
- the LOC128737076 gene encoding pickpocket protein 28-like isoform X1; translated protein: MSNDVRKEPVAQRKQYFYQHTKQVAAEFCETTPIHGISHLIGRNKLLVERIWWILLFVLSLYFCLIYMYSIVEKWLDNPIIVSFDRDHSSIYSVPFPAVTICPETKVKASVLNVSHTFQLVRSGKLNESMDGERVRKLLALLQLCEHDLYDRSETATEDNDMLKLLRKMAIPSFEIFQSCFWKGHPVECLDVFKTSLTEKGFCYSFNTIANNDLLRNEELDPSYAFNSEKRASHWNLDFGYQTGVGINAFPHRVITGGYLGSLAVSLLVNKSDVDYFCGNSFQGFKVILHMPNEHPQLMHQFFRIPLNKELIVTVVPHVTSIGPRAQQYRPEQRHCFNSRERHLRFFQIYTQKNCEIECLTNYTLKLCGCVRFWMPRSPGAPICALRDSPCCRKALSLVHKLQAKAEEAEDSDLPKQFCNCLPTCNNIEYHWQVSQAAWDWQNDRLVAVSPVLENVHQSKMIIYFKQTNFISVKRNEIIGLSDMIASLGGLLGLFMGVSILSLVEMCYYCTLRPYALWKISQKRRAASRSNRLQKKRSNEQEMR
- the LOC128737076 gene encoding pickpocket protein 28-like isoform X2, coding for MSNDVRKEPVAQRKQYFYQHTKQVAAEFCETTPIHGISHLIGRNKLLVERIWWILLFVLSLYFCLIYMYSIVEKWLDNPIIVSFDRDHSSIYSVPFPAVTICPETKVKASVLNVSHTFQLVRSGKLNESMDGERVRKLLALLQLCEHDLYDRSETATEDNDMLKLLRKMAIPSFEIFQSCFWKGHPVECLDVFKTSLTEKGFCYSFNTIANNDLLRNEELDPSYAFNSEKRASHWNLDFGYQTGVGINAFPHRVITGGYLGSLAVSLLVNKSDVDYFCGNSFQGFKVILHMPNEHPQLMHQFFRIPLNKELIVTVVPHVTSIGPRAQQYRPEQRHCFNSRERHLRFFQIYTQKNCEIECLTNYTLKLCGCVRFWMPRSPGAPICALRDSPCCRKALSLVHKLQAKAEEAEDSDLPKQFCNCLPTCNNIEYHWQVSQAAWDWQNDRLVAVSPVLENKPTLFRSNETK